A region from the Vicia villosa cultivar HV-30 ecotype Madison, WI linkage group LG3, Vvil1.0, whole genome shotgun sequence genome encodes:
- the LOC131661507 gene encoding trihelix transcription factor GT-4-like codes for MYLSSEKPRPIDFYKEESRDMMMEVVTTTDLQPPQLHLQQQQPPQMILGAESSGEDPEMEIKAPKKRAETWVQDETRSLIGLRREMDSLFNTSKSNKHLWEQISAKMREKGFDRSPTMCTDKWRNLLKEFKKAKHHDRGGSGSGKMSCYKEIDEILRDRNKCTQYKSPTPSSKVEASYMQFSDKGIDDANISFGPVEASGRPTLNLERSLDHDGHPLAIAAADVAASGVPPWNWRETPGNGGESQSCCGRVISVKWGDYTRRIGIDGTPEAIKEAIRAAFRLRTKRAFWLEDEEQIIRSIDRDMPIGNYTLHLDEGMAIKVCLYDESDHIPVHTVHTEEKIFYTEDDYRDFLARRAWTCLREFDGYRNIDNMDDLRPGAIYRGVS; via the exons ATGTATCTATCATCCGAAAAGCCTCGTCCAATCGATTTCTACAAGGAAGAATCACGCGACATGATGATGGAAGTAGTAACCACCACCGATCTCCAACCGCCGCAGCTCCacctccaacaacaacaaccgccGCAAATGATCCTCGGCGCGGAGAGCAGCGGCGAGGACCCGGAGATGGAGATCAAAGCCCCCAAGAAACGGGCCGAGACTTGGGTACAAGACGAGACGCGGAGTCTCATTGGTCTACGACGCGAGATGGATTCGCTTTTCAACACTTCGAAGTCGAATAAGCATCTTTGGGAACAGATTTCGGCGAAAATGAGGGAAAAGGGTTTCGATCGGTCGCCGACTATGTGTACCGATAAATGGAGGAATCTCTTGAAGGAGTTTAAGAAAGCTAAGCATCATGATAGAGGGGGGAGTGGGTCTGGGAAAATGTCGTGTTATAAGGAGATTGATGAGATCTTGAGAGATAGGAATAAGTGTACTCAGTATAAGAGTCCTACGCCTAGTTCTAAAGTTGAAGCTTCTTACATGCAGTTTTCTGATAAAG GTATTGATGATGCCAACATTTCTTTTGGGCCAGTCGAAG CTTCTGGGAGACCAACACTCAATCTTGAAAGAAGTTTGGATCATGATGGACACCCTCTTGCCATTGCTGCAGCTGATGTTGCAGCAAGTGGAGTCCCTCCTTGGAATTGGAGAGAAACTCCTGGAAATG GTGGGGAAAGTCAGTCTTGTTGTGGAAGGGTTATATCAGTCAAATGGGGCGATTATACAAGACGAATAGGTATTGATGGCACTCCAGAAGCCATCAAGGAGGCAATTAGGGCTGCTTTTAGGTTGAGAACTAAACGTGCATTTTGGTTGGAGGATGAGGAACAGATTATCAGAAGTATTGACCGGGACATGCCTATAGGAAATTACACTCTTCATCTTGATGAAG GAATGGCCATTAAAGTATGCCTATATGATGAGTCTGACCATATCCCTGTGCATACTGTGCATACTGAAGAGAAGATATTTTATACAGAAGATGATTACCGTGATTTTCTGGCACGCCGTGCTTGGACATGCCTTCGAGAATTTGATGGTTATAGAAATATTGACAATATGGATGATCTTCGACCTGGTGCCATATACCGAGGGGTGAGTTGA
- the LOC131658101 gene encoding uncharacterized mitochondrial protein AtMg00820-like — protein MNDEIQALTKNNTWTFTSLPPRKKAIGCKWLYKTKFNSDGSIERHNVRLVAQGFTQVEGINFVDAYSPTAKLIIVRLLLALASSLNLHLFQLDVHNAFLHGDLDEEYRRQWLGILSKVLLSNNFKQCATDHSLFIHKSNEISQPY, from the exons ATGAATGATGAAATACAAGCTCTCACCAAAAACAATACATGGACATTCACATCTTTGCCACCACGTAAGAAAGCGATAGGTTGTAAATGGTTATACAAGACTAAGTTTAATTCAGATGGCTCTATTGAAAGACACAATGTCAGGTTAGTTGCTCAAGGATTTACACAAGTTGAAGGTATAAATTTTGTTGACGCTTATTCCCCTACTGCAAAATTAATCATTGTAAGATTACTTTTAGCTTTAGCTTCTTCCTTAAATCTTCATCTTTTCCAGCTTGATGTACATAACGCATTCCTCCATGGGGATTTGGATGAAGAG TATAGAAGGCAATGGTTGGGAATACTTTCTAAAGTTCTTTTATCAAATAACTTCAAACAATGTGCTACTGATCACTCGTTATTCATCCATAAATCCAATGAAATTTCACAACCTTAttga